From Electrophorus electricus isolate fEleEle1 chromosome 8, fEleEle1.pri, whole genome shotgun sequence, the proteins below share one genomic window:
- the ccdc126 gene encoding coiled-coil domain-containing protein 126 — protein sequence MLGCVLRRSMSQRLSVLLLLFGLAWCVLLLHYTVTQPRRQSSTELRQQILELSRRYVKALSEENHDPAQGPSMAGYADLRRTIAVLLDDILNRLGKLEGRVDMAMNASAHNSSHPAGGAALAAAAIVHRPTKQHKPGKRLDARSKQPGS from the exons ATGCTGGGCTGTGTGCTGCGCCGAAGCATGTCCCAGCGGCTCAGcgttttgctgctgctgttcggCCTGGCCTGGTGCGTCCTTCTACTGCACTATACTGTTACGCAACCACGAcggcagagcagcacagagctgcgCCAGCAGATCCTCGAGCTCAGCCGCCGTTATGTCAAAGCCCTCAGTGAGGAGAACCATGACCCAGCTCAGGGCCCCTCCATGGCCGGATATG CTGACCTAAGAAGAACAATTGCAGTGCTACTGGATGATATTCTAAATCGTTTAGGGAAGTTGGAGGGCAGGGTAGACATGGCAATGAATGCCTCGGCACACAACAGCTCTCAccctgcagggggcgctgccCTGGCTGCAGCAGCCATTGTGCACAGGCCCACCAAACAGCACAAACCTGGGAAACGTCTGGACGCTCGCAGCAAGCAGCCTGGGAGTTAA
- the tra2a gene encoding transformer-2 protein homolog alpha isoform X2, with translation MSDIEDGNFEGRDSRSPSKSERDSPVHAKSDSRSGSPSPSRASKRSESRSHSRSKSRSHSHRHSNRRYSRSRSHSHSRRKKSHSRSYSPEYRRRRSQSTSPMSNRRRHTGSRANPDPSTCLGVFGLSLYTTERDLREVFSRYGPLAGVNVVYDQRTGRSRGFSFVYFERIEDAKEAMERANGMELDGRRIRVDYSITKRAHTPTPGIYMGRPTHNGGGGSSSAGRRRESYYDRGYDRYDRYDEYEYRYRRSPSPYYSRYRSRSRSRSYSPRRY, from the exons ATGAGTGACATCGAGGACGGGAACTTTGAAGGCAGA GATTCCCGCTCGCCATCCAAGTCGGAGCGGGACAGTCCAGTCCATGCTAAGTCCGACAGCAGATCGGGCTCTCCCAGCCCATCCCGAGCTTCCAAGCGTTCTGAATCCAGATCTCACTCCCGCTCCAAGTCGAG GTCTCACTCCCACCGTCATTCCAACCGCCGCTACAGCCGCTCCCGCTCGCACTCTCACTCCCGTCGGAAGAAGTCCCACTCCCGATCCTACAGCCCAGAGTACCGACGCAGGAGAAGCCAGAGCACGTCCCCCATGTCCAACCGCCGACGCCACACAGGCAGCCGT GCGAATCCGGATCCCAGCAcgtgtctgggtgtgtttggCCTGAGTCTATACACCACAGAGAGGGACCTGAGAGAAGTTTTCTCCCGCTACGGCCCCCTTGCTGGAGTCAACGTGGTGTACGACCAGCGCACTGGCCGCTCCCGaggattttcttttgtttactttgaacGCATTGAGGATGCCAAAGAG GCTATGGAGCGGGCCAATGGGATGGAGCTGGATGGCAGACGCATCAGAGTGGACTATTCCATCACCAAAAGggcacacacccctacaccagGAATATACATGGGCCGTCCCACACA TAATGGAGGAGGTGGGAGCAGCAGTGCTGGGCGGCGGCGAGAGTCATATTATGACCGCGGCTACGACAGATATGACCGATATGATGAATATGAATACAGATacag GCGTTCTCCATCACCGTACTACAGTCGATACCGGTCTCGTTCAAGATCTCGCTCCTATAGCCCAC GACGATATTAA
- the tra2a gene encoding transformer-2 protein homolog alpha isoform X1 yields MSDIEDGNFEGRDSRSPSKSERDSPVHAKSDSRSGSPSPSRASKRSESRSHSRSKSRSHSHRHSNRRYSRSRSHSHSRRKKSHSRSYSPEYRRRRSQSTSPMSNRRRHTGSRANPDPSTCLGVFGLSLYTTERDLREVFSRYGPLAGVNVVYDQRTGRSRGFSFVYFERIEDAKEAMERANGMELDGRRIRVDYSITKRAHTPTPGIYMGRPTHNGGGGSSSAGRRRESYYDRGYDRYDRYDEYEYRYRRRSPSPYYSRYRSRSRSRSYSPRRY; encoded by the exons ATGAGTGACATCGAGGACGGGAACTTTGAAGGCAGA GATTCCCGCTCGCCATCCAAGTCGGAGCGGGACAGTCCAGTCCATGCTAAGTCCGACAGCAGATCGGGCTCTCCCAGCCCATCCCGAGCTTCCAAGCGTTCTGAATCCAGATCTCACTCCCGCTCCAAGTCGAG GTCTCACTCCCACCGTCATTCCAACCGCCGCTACAGCCGCTCCCGCTCGCACTCTCACTCCCGTCGGAAGAAGTCCCACTCCCGATCCTACAGCCCAGAGTACCGACGCAGGAGAAGCCAGAGCACGTCCCCCATGTCCAACCGCCGACGCCACACAGGCAGCCGT GCGAATCCGGATCCCAGCAcgtgtctgggtgtgtttggCCTGAGTCTATACACCACAGAGAGGGACCTGAGAGAAGTTTTCTCCCGCTACGGCCCCCTTGCTGGAGTCAACGTGGTGTACGACCAGCGCACTGGCCGCTCCCGaggattttcttttgtttactttgaacGCATTGAGGATGCCAAAGAG GCTATGGAGCGGGCCAATGGGATGGAGCTGGATGGCAGACGCATCAGAGTGGACTATTCCATCACCAAAAGggcacacacccctacaccagGAATATACATGGGCCGTCCCACACA TAATGGAGGAGGTGGGAGCAGCAGTGCTGGGCGGCGGCGAGAGTCATATTATGACCGCGGCTACGACAGATATGACCGATATGATGAATATGAATACAGATacag AAGGCGTTCTCCATCACCGTACTACAGTCGATACCGGTCTCGTTCAAGATCTCGCTCCTATAGCCCAC GACGATATTAA